Genomic window (Methyloprofundus sp.):
TAATCGTACACATTGCATTAATGTCTTACCCATCGCCAGTAATACCCCTAAGACAGCCAAAATATTTTGTAAATTAAAATCACCTAACAACCCCAACTTAAGTGGTACTTGCTCAGTTTGCCAAAAAACTTGACACTCAATACCTTGTAAAGTGTAACTGACATCACGCACAAAAATGCCAGAGCCCTTATGAGTAATACTCCCCTGCATACTATAGGTAACTATATCAGTACCTGCAGGTATGGCATCCAATACTCGCTCAGCATAAGCATCATCTAAATTCACCACCACAAACTGTAAACCAGGCCACTGTACTAAAGGCAACTTTGCCTGAAAATAAGCTTCCATACTGCCGTGGTAATCTAAATGATCCCGACTTAAATTATTAAATACTGCACCTTTAAAATTAACCGCATTTACCCGGCCTTGCGCCAAACCATGTGAGGAAACTTCTATCGCCACATTGTTAATACCTTGCCTAAGTAGTTGTGCCAAAATTTTCTGTACAGCCAATGCATCTGGTGTTGTATTAATTGTGCTCTGTAAATCCGTAGCTACTCCCCAGCCCAACGTGCCAATCACAGCTGCATCGGGCAAAACTTGTGCTAAAAATTGACTACAAGACGTTTTACCATTTGTTCCAGTAATACCAATAATATTTAAATGTTCTGCGGGTCTCGTATAGAACCTAGCAGCCAATTCACCTAATTTATCCGCCAATTTATCAACCGCAAACAAAGCAACTCCCGTCACTCCCTTTGCCAGCATTGCCCCTTGATCTGCTGGATCATAAACAATAGCAACCGCCCCTTGCCGAACAACCTGTTTAGAAAATTGTAAGCCATGCCGCTCAGTTCCAGCGACAGCAAAAAATACACCTCTATTAGCAACTCCTCGGCTATCTAAAGCAATATGATCAAACTCAATATCGTACTCAACCTTAGCTATACCTACCAACAGTTCTGTTATCCACATAAACTTAATTTGCCAACAAAACTGCAGTGTCTTGTACTGCATCTGGCGCAATACCTTGTATACGTAAAGCTCCACCCATTACTTTTGCAAAAATTGGTGCCGCCACCAAACCACCATAATATTGTCCTGCTTGTGGCGCATCGACCATAACTGCAATAATCAATTTTGGATCACTAGCGGGAGCCATGCCCACGAATACGGATAAATAATCATCACCATAACCACCTGCTTCTGCTTTTTTTACTGTTCCTGTCTTACCAGCAACGCGATACCCACTTACCTTTGCCTGATAAGCCGTACCATCCTTCTGTACAACTTGCTCAAGCATAGTTCTTACTTTTTGTGCAATATTTACTGATAACACTCGCGTTGCATAGGGGTCTTCTCCACGCTTACGCAAACTAACCGAGTGTAAGATGCCATCATCCGCTAATACGGTATATGCTCTTGCCAACTGCAAAGTAGACATTGATACCCGATAGCCAAATGATAAAGTTGCTTGCTCAAACAAACTCCAACTATCATATTCAGGCAAACTCCCAGTTGCCTCGCCAGGAAAACCTACACCAGCCGACACCCCAAAACCCAAAGAATGATAAAAACGCCAAAAATAATCAGGCGACATTGCTAAGGCAATTTTACTAGCAGCAACATTACTCGACTTTTTTAGTACGTTGGTTAAATTTAAAGTACCGTATTTATGCCCATCCTTAACCCACCTACCTTTAATTTTAAAATTCGCAGTGGTAAACAACTGCTTTTCTTTTATATACCCACCCTCTAATGCAGCAGCGACTACAAATGGCTTCAAAGTCGACCCAGGTTCGAACGCCTCAATAATTGCTCTATTTTTATAACGCGATATTTGTAACCCTTTACGCATATTAGGATTAAAGGCTGGTTGACTGACTACTGCCAGTATATTGCCTGTCGCAGCCTCCAAAATAACCAATGATCCCGCTTTCGCTTTATGCTGAAGTACAGCTGCTTTTAATTCTCTATAAGCCAAATACTGTAAACGCTCATCAATACTTAAGACTAAATCCTGTCCTGGCTCAGCTTGTTTAATACTCTCAATATCCTCAATAACCCGCCGAGCACCATCTCGAATCACTCTCTTACTACCTGCAATGCCATCCAAAATATTATTATGCATCAACTCCAGCCCTTCTTGGCCTTGATCATCAATATTAGTAAACCCTAACAAATGAGCCGTTACTTCACCAGCAGGATAAAATCGCTTATATTCCTTAATGACCGAAACACCAGGCAAACTTAAAGCCTTTACCTGAAAAGTTAAAAGTGGGTCTACCCGCCGCTTCAAATATGCAAACCTCTTCTGCGTAGAGGCATCGAATGCTTTCGTAACTTTAGCAAAAGGGATTCCTAAAATTTTTGCTGCTTGTCGTAACTTTTTATCAGAAACTAACTCCTCACAAGCCTGCTTATTCTTTTTAAGTTGACAGTACTGTGGATCTACCCAAATAGTATCAACAGGTGCGCTCACAGCCAAACTTTCACCATTTCGATCCAAAATCTGACCCCGATAAGCAGGTATCTTTACGGTACTTACATAGCGACTTTGCGCTTGCCCCTGCAAAAACCGAGTATCAAATATTTGTAACTGTACCGCTCGAATAATCAATACCAGCATAGCCAGCAACATCAAAAAATATACTAGCCGCCGTCTGCCCGAAAAATCATCTACTTTTCTAATTCGGTTGCGTTGCTTAACCTGCCGCATTACAACTGAATATAAATAATGGCTAGCCTATCTGGTTCGACTAGACCCATCTTTTTACGTGCAGATTTTTCAACCTGATTATGTTCAGACAGCATTCTTTCTTCTATGATCAAACGCTTCCAGCTTACTTCTAATTGCTCAAGTTTATATTCAGATGCTTGTATCTTACTAAAAGTCAATCTGGAGCTGTACTTACTGTAAATAACAGCAAGCCCAGAAACCATTAAGACCATTAGCAAGACTACAACCAAAATTCGCTCCATAGCAATCTATTTGCATTCAGCAATACGCATTACTGCACTACGTGCTCGTGGATTCTCTGCTAATTCACTTGCACCTGCCTTAATTGCTTTACCACATTTTATTAACCGTATTGCTGCTAATTCTTCAGCTAGCATCGGTAATTTGCTGGCAGTATATTTACCTCTTGATTCATCCCTAATAAATCGTTTTACAATTCTATCTTCAAGTGAATGAAAAGAAATGACCGCCATCCTGCCGCCACTATTTAAAACATGCACAGCTTGCTCTAAAACCGTTTTAATTTCATCCAACTCATGATTAACAGCAATCCTGACTGCCTGAAAACTACGCGTAGCAGGGTGCTTATGTTTTTCTTTAAAAGGCACGGCTGCAACCACCAAATCAGCAAACTGCTTAGTTGTCTCCAATGGAGACTCTAGTCGCTGGGTAACAACAGCATTCGCAATACGCCGCGCAAAACGTTCTTCACCATAGTCAAACAATACCTGCACCAACTCTTGCTCGGCAACTTTTGCCAACCATTCTGCAGCTGAAACGCCAGAGCTACAATCCATACGCATATCTAATGGCCCATCTTTCATAAAGCTAAAGCCTCTTTCAGCCTTATCTAGCTGTGGAGAAGACATTCCAAAATCCATCAAGACACCATCAACCTTACCTAACCAATCACGTTTTTCCACAACACCTTGTAGTTGTGAAAAACAACAATGCTCAAGTTGAAACCGAGAGTCTTTTAATAATTCAAGCGCATAATCAGATTGAATAGCATCTAAATCTCGGTCTAAAGCGAGTAATTGCCCTTTACTACTTAATTGTTTTAATATTCCTGCACTATGCCCACCACGGCCAAAAGTACAGTCAATATAAATACCATCTGGTTTGATAGATAGCTCATGTAATGCTTCTTTATATAATACGGGTAAATGCACTCACTATTCCTAATTAAAAAGACAAACTACCCAGCTCAGCCAAGCCTTCATCGTCATCACCATCCATCCACTCACTTTCTTTAGCAGCCCAGGCTGCTTCATTCCATATCTCAAATTTATTTAGCTGCCCCACTAAAATAAGTTTTTTTTCCATACCCGCAAAATTTCTTAATTTCTCGGACAATAACAGCCTACCCTGTGCATCCATTTCAGCTTCTATCGCATTACCAATAACAAAGCGCCGTAATTTTCCAGCCATTTTATTTAAAGTAGGTAATTTACTAATTGTTAGCTCAAGCTTTTCCCATTCAGGCAGCGGGTAAAGCCATAAACATCCAGGTTCACCAACACATTTTTCATTAACAGCAACAGTAACGACTAATTGATGCTCACAAGCATCCTGCAATTCTTCTCGATAACGAGTCGGGATTGCAAAGCGCCCTTTTGCATCTAAATTAATTGCTGTTACGCCTCTAAACAAGTCTTTCTCCTTTAATTCCAAAAGCTTCCGAAAAAAGACACTTTTCCCCACTATTCACCACTTAAGTTAAACTATAGATTTCTCGCTTTAGTTAGTCAAGAGGACTAACCAATAATTTCTCTTTTTTGGACAATGACTTAGAAACACCTTACCCTTAAAATTTTAAAGGCATTCCATTACCACAAAAAAAACAAACCCTATCAATTATTTAAATTTCATAGTTAATGTAATTTATTAACTATATAAAAGACCATTTATTTTTTAGGAAAAAGGCCGTAACCTCCTCTCTTGCCGATAATAAAATTATTTTCTTCAGGCAATAAAAAACCCATGAAGTACTCAATATTATTGGCACTTTATGGGTTTTTTATTTAGACCTACTCGAGCAATTTTCCCGAGATATAATTATTACATGCTACTTCCACACTTGCCTTCGCCACACTTGCCTTCCATTGCCATGGCTTTACTACCTTTTTTAGCACTCGGCATTGGCTTATTACCAGCACACTTACCTTCAGATGTTTTTTCCAAAGCACCTTTTGGCATCATGCTTGCGCCACATTTTCCTTCGCCACAAGCGCCATCCTTCATTTTCATGGCTCCTTTAACTTTATCTGCTTGCGCAACTTGCATATAACCATCGGTTAGTTCAGTCATCGCAAATGGGCTATTTGCTACGCCAGCAGCACCTTCTGCCATAACACCTGTCGCTGTTAACCCAGAAACCAAAGTCGTACCTACCGCAATTGCTAAAGGTGATTTTTTTATACTCATCATTTTTCCTTAAAAAAATTTTTAAAATAATACGCATTCTATTTACGTAACTATACTTGTTCTCTGGAGAGTTTTAAGCCAATAAAAAGATAGTTGCCAATCCTAAAAATGACATAAAACCAACAACATCAGTTACTGTTGTCAGCAACACTCCACCCGCCAAGGCTGGGTCAATACCACGCTTGTGTAAAAATAGAGGAATCAATACTCCAGCCAAAGCCGCGCAACTTAAATTAATCACCATCGCAGCTCCCAACATCACACCTAATGGCATATTAGAGAACCAGTAAGCAGCAACCATCGCCACCACAACGGACCAAACAATTCCATTTACAGCACCAACTGCCAGCTCTTTAAATAAGAATGACATCGCATTCGAAGGGGCAATTTGATGTAATGCCAAACCACGAATTACCAAGGTCAATGTCTGACTTCCTGCAATTCCACCCATACTAGCAACAACTGGCATCAATACAGCCAAAGCAACAATTTGATCAATCGTCGCTTCAAATAAGCCAATAACCCACGACGCTAAAAAGGCCGTAAACAAGTTCACTCCCAACCAAACTGCACGCCGCCTTGCACTCACCAACACAGGAGAAAATAAATCATGCTCTTCATCTAGTCCCGCTGAACTTAAAACAGCACGCTCAGCCTCTTCTCTCACAACATCAAGTACTGTCTCTAAGGAAATTCGACCCGTGACTTTACCTTCCTCATCTACTACCGCTGCAGATAAAATATCTCTATGTTCAAAAATAGCTGCCACTTCAGAAATTGGCATATTCTCCGGAATGGCTTCAGCCACTGCATTCATTATTGTGGCAATAATCACATGCGTATCGCTCGTTAAAATGGTTGCAATTGCAACGACTCCTTGATACTTACTTTCTCTATCAACGACAACTAGGCTATCCATATTTGCAGGCATCTTACCTTGAGCGCGCAAATACCTTAATACCGCATCGACCGTAACATCTGCACGAATCGTTAAGGCATCTAGGTTCATTAACCCAGCAGCGGTATGCCCATCATAAGACAAAGCCGCTTCTAGACGGCTATCACCTTCACTTTGAAGGATTTTTTCTCTTACTTCTGTAGGAAAATCAGCCACCAAATCAGCCATATCCCGTGGCTCTAATTGGCTAGCAGCAATTATCAAATCTTTGGACAAAGTTCGCTTGATCAAGCCAATGCGCACCTCTCCCTGTAATGCAGCAAGAGTTTGCCCCATGGCTTCTGGAGCCATAATTTCCCATAATTGGTAGCGATAATCTATAGGCAAAGACCTAAGCAATAAAGCTATTTCAGCAGGATATAAACTATGTAAATGACTGCGAGCATCATAAAGTGCCTTATTATCAAGGTCATTCATGATTTGCTCTAAATTCAACTCAGAGTTGTCTTGTGGTCTATTTATTAACATATATATCCTTTTTTATTTCTTGGTAAGTAATCTATTACTGCAATTCCCGGTGCCTAACGATGACATTAAACGCCTTACTCTGGAAATACCGAGCCAAACTATCTATTAAAAATACCGAACGATGCTGCCCGCCCGTACAACCCACAGCAACCGTCAAATAACTACGATTCTCTTGCTCAAATCGTGGCACCCAACGCTCTAATAACGCTGAAATATCTTGAAAAAATTCCATAGCAACCACTTCCGATTGCAAAAAATCTATAACTGCCTGATCTTTCCCCGTCAACCCTCGTAAAGCAGGATTCCAATACGGGTTAGGCAAACATCGCGCATCAAAGACAAAATCAGCATCCAGTGGTATGCCATGTTTAAATCCAAACGACTGTGTCTGTATGGATATTTTTTGTTGCGCTCCTTCCTGCACATAATCTCGTACTAGCTCACGCAATTGGTGATAATGCGTACGGCTAGTATCAATAATTAAATCAGCTAAATTAGCAACCGACTTTAACATGTCCTTTTCAATTTTAATTGCCTCTTTTAGAGACAAATGCAAATTAGTCAACGGATGCCTACGGCGTGTTTCACTATAGCGCTTCAGCAATATTGCTTCTTCCGCTTGCATATAAATGACACTGCACTCTATACCATGTGCACGTATATAAGCCAGCTTATCAGCAAATGCGTACAAGCTATCTCCATGATTTCTTGCGTCAATACCAATAGCCGTTTTACTGTATGTTGCCTGATCTTGCAACATGACATTACTAACAAAATCATCCAGTAAAGTAATCGGTAAATTATCTATACAATAGAAACCACAATCCTCTAAAGTATCTAAAGCAATACTTTTCCCTGACCCAGATAAGCCTGTCAAAATTAACAACTTCATCATTTCAACGTCTACACACTAAACTTTTTGCTATGCAAAAAAAAACGAAGAACATAATTACTACACTCTTCGTTATTTTTAATGCAAAATTAACCGCGATGTGACTGCATTTTTTCTTTGTGCTTAATAATTTGGCGATCTAACTTATCTACCATATTATCAATTGCTGCATACATATCTTCTTTAACATCATCAGCAAATATTTTTGCACCACTAACTTGCACTGTTGCTTCTGCTTTCTGCTCTAATTTCTCTACTGTCAAGATCACATGTACATCAGTAACATGCTCAAAATGACGCTTAATTTTAGCGATTTTATCTTCAACATGCTGCTTCATTGCCGCGGTTACTTCAACATGATGACCTGTTATGCTAATTTGCATAAATATAACTCCTAACTAATAATATTTTTAAAAAACATTTCATTATACTAACTTTATTACAAAAGTCGCTTTCTTTGACTAGATGATGGAATAGATATTGCTTCACGGTACTTGGCAACAGTACGCCGTGCAACATTAATTCCTTTCTCTTTTAACAACTCTGCCATCTTGCTATCACTTAATGGCTTTGCCGGATTTTCATTACTCACCAGCTCTTTAATAAAAGCTCTGATCGCTGTAGCTGAACACTCCCCTCCTGCCGCCGTTGATACGTGACTAGAGAAAAAATATTTGAATTCAATAACACCATTAGGAAGATGCATATATTTTTGGGTTGTTACCCGCGATATAGTCGATTCATGCAACTCCAACTCTTCTGCAATATCTCGCAGCACCATCGGTTTCATTGCAATTGCCCCGTGCTCAAGAAACTCCGTTTGCTTAGCAATAATACTTTGACCAACACGCAGCAAAGTATCATTTCGACTATGCAAACTCTTAATAAACCAGCGAGCCTCTTGCAAATGCTCCTTCATACTGACATTATCTTTACTATTATCAGCCCTTTTAATCATATTTGAATAAAAAGGATTTACTCTTAATTTAGGTGCAATATCCGGATTCAGATTTACTTGCCACTCACCATTCACCTTGGCAACAAATACATCAGGCACGACATATTCCGAATCAGACTCTTCAATAGTCCGTCCTGGCATCGGGTCTAATGAACGAATCAAGCTAATAATTTTATCCAGCACACTACCAGAAACGGCTAAACGTTTCATTAATTTAATTCTATCCTGAGCTGCCAACAAATCAAGAAAGCGTTCCACCAATTCCAGCGCATCATTGCGCAAGGGGAAATCTTCAGGCAATTGCATCAACTGTAAACGCAAACAATCTCTCAAGTCTTCTGCCACAACACCTGCAGGCTCAAACTGTTGCACTCTATGTAAAACGGCGCAAAACTCTTCTTTTTCCAAATCATCAAACTGATCTATCATTCCTTGATAAATATCTTCGACCGTACTTCTTAAATACCCATCACCATCAACCGAATCAACAATGGCAATAGCAATGGCTCGATCTCTTTCAGTAAAAGGCACCATCTCCATCTGCCACAGCAAGTGATCTTGCAAACTTGCTGATTTGCTACGCTGCACCTCAAAGTCAGGAGCGTCCGCGGCAGGAGCCGCTGCATTCATTTGCGCCGCATCAAACACATCTTCCCATGATGTATCAGTAGGCAACTCATCAGGCATATCCGTTTGCGAGCCTTCGCTACTAAGCTGATCACTATTATCTACTTTATCTGTAACTTCTTTTTGTTCAACATGTTCTCCTACTGGCGCGCCCTCGTCTTCTGCCACCTCAAGCATCATATTAGAATCCAGTGCTTGCTGTATTTCCTGCTGTAAATCCAACGTAGAAAGCTGCAACAACTTGATCGCCTGTTGCAACTGTGGCGTCATCGATAACTGTTGTCCCATCCGGAGCTGCAAAGACTGCTTCATTTAGCCCTCCTAAGGAACGAGAACTCAGTAATACCCGAGTCTAGCTTGCCTTTTGGCCTCCTCACAGCAGCGCTAGAAAAACAGTTACGTAGCCTGCTATGCGCCTGTGTTTCTAACGCCGCTGTGAAGCCAAAATCCTGCGTCATACTTTCAGGTATTATTAAACCCTCGTCCCTAAACTTATCGAGTAAAATCATTATTTCACCACCTTAAAGACTAAAATTTTCACCCAAGTACACCCGTCGCACCTCTTCATTCGCAACTATATCTGCTGAAGTACCTTCGGCAATCACTTGACCCGCATTCAAAATATATGCCCTATCACAAATACCCAGTGTCTCTCTAACATTATGTTCAGTAATCAGCACACCTATATTTCTATTTTTTAAATGTGCAATAATTTTTTGAATCTCAATAACAGAAATAGGATCGACTCCAGCAAAAGGCTCATCCAACAAAACAAACTCAGGATCAGTTGCCAATGCTCTTGCTATTTCCACCCGCCTCCGCTCCCCACCTGACAGACCAACACCAATATTATTGCGAATATGCGAAATACTAAACTCATCCAACAATTCATCAATAATAAGTTCTACCTGCCCCTTATTTAAATCTTTTCTAAGTTCCAACACTGCCCGCAAGTTATCTGCAACACTCAACTTTCTAAAAACTGAAGCTTCTTGCGGCAAATAGCCCACACCCAACTTCGCACGCCTATGCATTGGATAATGAGTAATATCACGCTCATTATAGAAAATATGTCCTGTATCAGCGCGTACTAAACCAACTAACATATAAAAACTTGTGGTTTTTCCAGCCCCGTTTGGGCCTAACAGCCCTACTATTTCATTACTCTCAACATGCAAAGAAACATCATTTACGACTGTTCGCTTACCATAAACTTTGCCAATATTTTTTGCTACCAATATAGCCATTATGGTTAATCTGCCTTACTTTTTGGCTGTAAAATCACATGCACACGCTTATTTGTCGACGTAGTATCGCCCGCCTTAAGTACTTCTCTTAGCCGATCATACTCAATACGCTCACTCTTAGTGCTATTCTCCCCCTGCCAGACTACCGCACTTTCTAGTAAAATTAGTAACTTAGTCTCAGGAAAATATTCTGCAGTCAAAGAATTACCATGCACATCTTCTTTACCCGCTTCAGGTGTTTGTCTAAATTTAACTGGCCTGCCAGTTGCCACCATTTTTTGTATTTCTCTATTTTCTAGATAAACAACCAACTTATCTGCACCTAAACGCATACTCCCCTGTATAACAACCACATCTCCCGTATAAATACTAAGCCCTTTTTTTTCATCATAAAAGCCCGCATCAGAATCTACGGTAATTGGCTGCACGCTATCTCCCTCTAGAGCACTTACAGTTGAGCATAGCATAAAATTCACCAAAAAAAATAAGTACAATAGCCTTTTACTGATATTCATGCCTTCCTTTAACCTTTGCCAACAATTCAATATAAAGAGGATCCTGATAAAACAACTTCAAACCCACTCCTGACATAGTATCCAACTCACTTACCAACTCAGCCCAGTCATCCGTTTCTGCATAATTTCGGTTAGGCTCTAAATGTAAATTAGTCGTTTCTATCTCAATTGCACGTACTTGCTCCCCTGCCACCCTACTAATAAAAACCGCTCCCTCAAGAAACACCGAATCCCCCCCAGAAGAAATACGCCCAGTTTGGGCGCACATCCTCCATGGAGGAGCAGGCTCTTTAAAGATGACCATAATTGGCTGCGTCAATTTGGTCTCACCATTTTCGCTATAGTGCTCTAAATAATCAGCATCTAATTTATCATGTGGCTTACCTTCCGCATTCATTTGCAACTTACTATACGTAACTGAAAAAAAATCCGTGGTATATTCACTTTTGGCTATTTGTGGTTCCAATTCCAGTTCAGGAACTAAATTAATGACCCACATTGAAAACAACAAGATAGCAATGAGAAAAACATACCATTTAATAGGATGCTCACGCATTATTTAACAAACCAGTATTAAGGAACGAGAATTCAATAACTGAAATATTACGCCAAATAAGCATTAATAATCTCATCCATTTTCCCCTGTGCCTGCAAAATAAAGTCACAGACCTCACGCACCGCGCCTTGACCTCCAGAGTGCTGTGTTTGCCAATCTACATAAGGCAAAATTTGGGCATTAG
Coding sequences:
- a CDS encoding UDP-N-acetylmuramoyl-L-alanyl-D-glutamate--2,6-diaminopimelate ligase, whose translation is MWITELLVGIAKVEYDIEFDHIALDSRGVANRGVFFAVAGTERHGLQFSKQVVRQGAVAIVYDPADQGAMLAKGVTGVALFAVDKLADKLGELAARFYTRPAEHLNIIGITGTNGKTSCSQFLAQVLPDAAVIGTLGWGVATDLQSTINTTPDALAVQKILAQLLRQGINNVAIEVSSHGLAQGRVNAVNFKGAVFNNLSRDHLDYHGSMEAYFQAKLPLVQWPGLQFVVVNLDDAYAERVLDAIPAGTDIVTYSMQGSITHKGSGIFVRDVSYTLQGIECQVFWQTEQVPLKLGLLGDFNLQNILAVLGVLLAMGKTLMQCVRLLQSVTPVIGRMECFKSESRMPLVIVDYAHTPDALQKVLLTLRKHCQATLTVVFGCGGDRDKGKRALMGNVAVQLADQVIVTDDNPRFEDNQSIINEIIAGIESEKLMVINDRKQAITHSILTGLVGDIVLVAGKGHEDYQDVQGVRYPFSDREIVQAVLAA
- a CDS encoding cell division protein FtsI (penicillin-binding protein 3)); the encoded protein is MRQVKQRNRIRKVDDFSGRRRLVYFLMLLAMLVLIIRAVQLQIFDTRFLQGQAQSRYVSTVKIPAYRGQILDRNGESLAVSAPVDTIWVDPQYCQLKKNKQACEELVSDKKLRQAAKILGIPFAKVTKAFDASTQKRFAYLKRRVDPLLTFQVKALSLPGVSVIKEYKRFYPAGEVTAHLLGFTNIDDQGQEGLELMHNNILDGIAGSKRVIRDGARRVIEDIESIKQAEPGQDLVLSIDERLQYLAYRELKAAVLQHKAKAGSLVILEAATGNILAVVSQPAFNPNMRKGLQISRYKNRAIIEAFEPGSTLKPFVVAAALEGGYIKEKQLFTTANFKIKGRWVKDGHKYGTLNLTNVLKKSSNVAASKIALAMSPDYFWRFYHSLGFGVSAGVGFPGEATGSLPEYDSWSLFEQATLSFGYRVSMSTLQLARAYTVLADDGILHSVSLRKRGEDPYATRVLSVNIAQKVRTMLEQVVQKDGTAYQAKVSGYRVAGKTGTVKKAEAGGYGDDYLSVFVGMAPASDPKLIIAVMVDAPQAGQYYGGLVAAPIFAKVMGGALRIQGIAPDAVQDTAVLLAN
- a CDS encoding cell division protein FtsL, with the translated sequence MERILVVVLLMVLMVSGLAVIYSKYSSRLTFSKIQASEYKLEQLEVSWKRLIIEERMLSEHNQVEKSARKKMGLVEPDRLAIIYIQL
- a CDS encoding 16S rRNA (cytosine1402-N4)-methyltransferase is translated as MHLPVLYKEALHELSIKPDGIYIDCTFGRGGHSAGILKQLSSKGQLLALDRDLDAIQSDYALELLKDSRFQLEHCCFSQLQGVVEKRDWLGKVDGVLMDFGMSSPQLDKAERGFSFMKDGPLDMRMDCSSGVSAAEWLAKVAEQELVQVLFDYGEERFARRIANAVVTQRLESPLETTKQFADLVVAAVPFKEKHKHPATRSFQAVRIAVNHELDEIKTVLEQAVHVLNSGGRMAVISFHSLEDRIVKRFIRDESRGKYTASKLPMLAEELAAIRLIKCGKAIKAGASELAENPRARSAVMRIAECK
- a CDS encoding MraZ protein — translated: MGKSVFFRKLLELKEKDLFRGVTAINLDAKGRFAIPTRYREELQDACEHQLVVTVAVNEKCVGEPGCLWLYPLPEWEKLELTISKLPTLNKMAGKLRRFVIGNAIEAEMDAQGRLLLSEKLRNFAGMEKKLILVGQLNKFEIWNEAAWAAKESEWMDGDDDEGLAELGSLSF
- a CDS encoding magnesium transporter — protein: MLINRPQDNSELNLEQIMNDLDNKALYDARSHLHSLYPAEIALLLRSLPIDYRYQLWEIMAPEAMGQTLAALQGEVRIGLIKRTLSKDLIIAASQLEPRDMADLVADFPTEVREKILQSEGDSRLEAALSYDGHTAAGLMNLDALTIRADVTVDAVLRYLRAQGKMPANMDSLVVVDRESKYQGVVAIATILTSDTHVIIATIMNAVAEAIPENMPISEVAAIFEHRDILSAAVVDEEGKVTGRISLETVLDVVREEAERAVLSSAGLDEEHDLFSPVLVSARRRAVWLGVNLFTAFLASWVIGLFEATIDQIVALAVLMPVVASMGGIAGSQTLTLVIRGLALHQIAPSNAMSFLFKELAVGAVNGIVWSVVVAMVAAYWFSNMPLGVMLGAAMVINLSCAALAGVLIPLFLHKRGIDPALAGGVLLTTVTDVVGFMSFLGLATIFLLA
- a CDS encoding RNase adapter protein RapZ gives rise to the protein MMKLLILTGLSGSGKSIALDTLEDCGFYCIDNLPITLLDDFVSNVMLQDQATYSKTAIGIDARNHGDSLYAFADKLAYIRAHGIECSVIYMQAEEAILLKRYSETRRRHPLTNLHLSLKEAIKIEKDMLKSVANLADLIIDTSRTHYHQLRELVRDYVQEGAQQKISIQTQSFGFKHGIPLDADFVFDARCLPNPYWNPALRGLTGKDQAVIDFLQSEVVAMEFFQDISALLERWVPRFEQENRSYLTVAVGCTGGQHRSVFLIDSLARYFQSKAFNVIVRHRELQ
- a CDS encoding putative sigma-54 modulation protein; its protein translation is MQISITGHHVEVTAAMKQHVEDKIAKIKRHFEHVTDVHVILTVEKLEQKAEATVQVSGAKIFADDVKEDMYAAIDNMVDKLDRQIIKHKEKMQSHRG
- a CDS encoding RNA polymerase sigma-54 factor, encoding MKQSLQLRMGQQLSMTPQLQQAIKLLQLSTLDLQQEIQQALDSNMMLEVAEDEGAPVGEHVEQKEVTDKVDNSDQLSSEGSQTDMPDELPTDTSWEDVFDAAQMNAAAPAADAPDFEVQRSKSASLQDHLLWQMEMVPFTERDRAIAIAIVDSVDGDGYLRSTVEDIYQGMIDQFDDLEKEEFCAVLHRVQQFEPAGVVAEDLRDCLRLQLMQLPEDFPLRNDALELVERFLDLLAAQDRIKLMKRLAVSGSVLDKIISLIRSLDPMPGRTIEESDSEYVVPDVFVAKVNGEWQVNLNPDIAPKLRVNPFYSNMIKRADNSKDNVSMKEHLQEARWFIKSLHSRNDTLLRVGQSIIAKQTEFLEHGAIAMKPMVLRDIAEELELHESTISRVTTQKYMHLPNGVIEFKYFFSSHVSTAAGGECSATAIRAFIKELVSNENPAKPLSDSKMAELLKEKGINVARRTVAKYREAISIPSSSQRKRLL
- a CDS encoding lipopolysaccharide export system ATP-binding protein; the encoded protein is MAILVAKNIGKVYGKRTVVNDVSLHVESNEIVGLLGPNGAGKTTSFYMLVGLVRADTGHIFYNERDITHYPMHRRAKLGVGYLPQEASVFRKLSVADNLRAVLELRKDLNKGQVELIIDELLDEFSISHIRNNIGVGLSGGERRRVEIARALATDPEFVLLDEPFAGVDPISVIEIQKIIAHLKNRNIGVLITEHNVRETLGICDRAYILNAGQVIAEGTSADIVANEEVRRVYLGENFSL
- a CDS encoding lipopolysaccharide export system protein LptA, with the translated sequence MNISKRLLYLFFLVNFMLCSTVSALEGDSVQPITVDSDAGFYDEKKGLSIYTGDVVVIQGSMRLGADKLVVYLENREIQKMVATGRPVKFRQTPEAGKEDVHGNSLTAEYFPETKLLILLESAVVWQGENSTKSERIEYDRLREVLKAGDTTSTNKRVHVILQPKSKAD
- a CDS encoding lipopolysaccharide export system protein LptC, coding for MREHPIKWYVFLIAILLFSMWVINLVPELELEPQIAKSEYTTDFFSVTYSKLQMNAEGKPHDKLDADYLEHYSENGETKLTQPIMVIFKEPAPPWRMCAQTGRISSGGDSVFLEGAVFISRVAGEQVRAIEIETTNLHLEPNRNYAETDDWAELVSELDTMSGVGLKLFYQDPLYIELLAKVKGRHEYQ